A genomic window from Gambusia affinis linkage group LG16, SWU_Gaff_1.0, whole genome shotgun sequence includes:
- the eif5a2 gene encoding eukaryotic translation initiation factor 5A-2, giving the protein MADDDFSTADAGASATFPIQCSALRKNGFVMLKGRPCKIVEMSTSKTGKHGHAKVHLTGIDIFTAKKYEDICPSTHNMDVPNVVRKDYQVLDIIDGFLTLMEDNGETREDLRLPDGDMGKEIVKKLESGDQFLVTVWRAVAEEAVVGIKNMTPM; this is encoded by the exons ATGGCAGATGATGACTTCTCCACCGCAGATGCTGGCGCCTCAGCTACATTCCCCATTCAGTGCTCTGCACTGAGGAAGAATGGCTTTGTTATGTTGAAAGGACGTCCCTGTAAGATAGTTGAGATGTCTACCTCCAAGACTGGAAAGCATGGGCATGCCAAG GTGCATCTTACTGGAATTGATATTTTTACTGCGAAGAAGTATGAAGATATCTGCCCCTCCACACATAACATGGATGTCCCAAATGTGGTAAGAAAGGACTATCAG GTACTTGACATCATAGACGGCTTCCTGACCCTAATGGAAGACAACGGAGAGACCAGAGAGGATCTCAGGCTGCCAGACGGTGATATGGGCaaagaaattgtgaaaaaacTAGAGAGTGGAGACCAGTTTCTG gtgACTGTGTGGAGAGCTGTGGCTGAGGAGGCTGTAGTTGGCATTAAGAACATGACTCCTATGTAG